From a region of the Solanum stenotomum isolate F172 chromosome 2, ASM1918654v1, whole genome shotgun sequence genome:
- the LOC125857096 gene encoding ubiquitin-like-specific protease 1D isoform X5, with translation MEETGRFRSGAPYNFEPQASPSVSSSQSTYAVWFLNKLEAEAESKPANAFQEELYALNPCDRKHILNNQFSQRKRHKRELLSQEAPYKSPVDKGEQVLNVDLKGWDSSTCSKENIASCFLDKFKASQAQSSYTRRHANGQAVVLVDEEDPDAIKETEPVDQVIERKATTIYYPSRVDPESVEICCLDMESLAPEAYLSSTIMNFYIRYLQKTKPHADVDEYHFFNTYFYQKLKEAVLSKQNEKEASFVRLRRWWKGVNIFEKAYIFLPIHEDLHWSLVIICIPDKEDQLGPILLHLDSLGLHCSKSLFATIRKFLVEEWKFLRQGEVPALPISDKIWENLPRRIDENIIQVPQQRNEYDCGLFVLFFMERFIDEVHRRLKKKDFTLFGRRWFKPEEASCLRMKIHRILEEEFKNASEND, from the exons GTGCACCTTATAACTTCGAGCCACAGGCTTCACCATCTGTGTCCTCTTCACAGTCCACCTATGCTGTTTGGTTTTTGAACAAGTTGGAAGCAGAA GCAGAGTCTAAGCCAGCCAATGCTTTCCAAGAAGAACTATATGCTCTGAATCCCTGTGACCGCAAACATATATTAAACAACCAGTTTTCGCAAAGAAAAAGACACAAGCGAGAGTTGTTGTCACAGGAAGCACCTTATAAGTCTCCTGTAGACAAAGGTGAACAAGTTCTGAATGTTGATCTAAAAGGATGGGATTCTTCTACTTGTTCTAAAGAAAATATCGCCAGCTGTTTCTTGGACAA gTTTAAAGCCTCTCAAGCACAATCTTCATATACTCGAAGGCATGCAAAT GGGCAGGCTGTTGTTCTAGTGGATGAGGAGGATCCTGATGCAATTAAAGAGACAGAGCCAGTGGACCAAGTAATTGAACG AAAGGCAACCACGATATACTATCCTTCACG GGTTGATCCCGAATCCGttgaaatttgttgtttggACATGGAATCTCTAGCACCTGAAGCATATTTGTCATCGACTATAATGAATTTCTACATCCG GTACCTCCAGAAGACAAAGCCTCATGCAGATGTCGATGAGTATCACTTTTTCAATACATATTTTTACCAGAAGCTCAAAGAGGCTGTACTGAGCAAG CAGAATGAAAAGGAAGCTTCATTTGTCAGACTAAGAAGGTGGTGGAAAGGGGTGAATATATTTGAGAAAGCCTATATATTTCTTCCCATACATGAAGA TCTTCATTGGAGCCTGGTTATAATTTGCATACCAGATAAAGAAGATCAACTGGGGCCAATTTTACTTCACTTGGATTCATTAGGGCTTCACTGCAGCAAGTCCCTTTTTGCTACCATAAGAAA ATTTTTGGTAGAAGAATGGAAATTCTTAAGACAAGGAGAAGTGCCAGCTCTTCCTATTTCAGACAAAATATGGGAAAATCTTCCACGAAGAATTGATGAAAACATCATTCAG GTCCCACAACAAAGAAATGAGTATGACTGCGGTCTGTTTGTTCTTTTCTTCATGGAGCGTTTCATTGACGAAGTTCATAGAAGGCTTAAAAAGAAGGATTTCACCTTG TTTGGAAGAAGGTGGTTCAAACCTGAAGAAGCCTcttgtttgaggatgaaaatccACAGAATACTCGAGGAAGAATTCAAGAATGCGAGTGAGAATGATTGA
- the LOC125857108 gene encoding serine/threonine-protein kinase STY13-like, producing the protein MAKSRIITKTDLKRMDEQLERHLDKLFSKGCDESKKLEVTKKQEWELDPTKLKVNVNNLIAEGAYGSVYKGVYNGQQVAVKILDLSNEKRRDVLTNAFTQEVSIWYNLHHANIAKLIGASKRLPQLIKPESTSGKPWLKKWINELTNRWSRYRSLEKQPSLEYGIVVEYVPGGTLRSHLLKNHTKKLPLNSVIQLALDVARGLSYLHSKKIVHRDVKTSNLVMDKDGRVKIIDFGVSRIEASCPLDMTAQIGTIGYMAPEVLIGLPYDHKCDVYSFGICLWEIYCCSIPYNGNIPSSHTSPCIYKSLRPEIPNKCPSVVANIMKQCWHADPKERPEMKEVVLMLEAIDTSQVAEKGCFGFH; encoded by the exons ATGGCGAAATCAAGAATTATAACAAAGACAGATTTGAAAAGAATGGATGAGCAACTTGAGAGGCATTTAGATAAACTATTTAGCAAGGGTTGTGACGAGTCCAAAAAGTTGGAAGTGACGAAGAAACAAGAATGGGAATTGGATCCTACGAAACTTAAAGTTAACGTCAATAATCTTATTGCTGAAGGGGCATACGGATCAGTTTACAAAGGTGTTTATAATGGACAACAAGTTGCAG tAAAAATACTTGATTTGAGCAATGAAAAGAGAAGGGATGTACTAACAAACGCTTTCACGCAAGAAGTTTCTATATGGTACAACCTACATCACGCAAACATCGCAAAG TTAATCGGAGCTTCAAAAAGATTGCCCCAATTGATTAAACCCGAATCTACAAGTGGTAAACCATGGTTGAAAAAATGGATTAATGAGCTGACCAATCGATGGTCGAGATATCGTTCATTAGAAAAACAACCATCACTCGAATATGGTATCGTGGTTGAATATGTCCCTGGAGGCACTCTCAGATCACACCTCTTAAAAAATCATACCAAAAAGTTGCCATTGAATTCTGTTATTCAACTAGCATTAGATGTTGCAAGAGGGTTGAGTTACCTTCATTCTAAGAAAATTGTTCACAGAGATGTAAAGACTAGTAATTTAGTTATGGACAAGGATGGAAGGGTCAAAATAATTGACTTTGGAGTTTCTCGAATTGAGGCTTCATGTCCTCTTGACATGACTGCCCAAATTGGCACCATCGGTTACATGGCTCCTGAG GTACTTATTGGTCTACCATATGATCATAAATGTGATGTCTATAGTTTTGGAATTTGTTTGTGGGAGATATATTGTTGTTCAATTCCATATAATGGAAATATTCCTTCTTCTCACACAAGTCCATGTATTTACAAG aGTCTAAGGCCGGAAATACCAAACAAATGTCCAAGTGTTGTGGCCAATATAATGAAGCAATGTTGGCATGCAGACCCAAAAGAGAGGCCAGAAATGAAGGAGGTGGTGCTCATGTTGGAAGCCATTGACACATCTCAAGTTGCAGAAAAGGGTTGTTTTGGCTTTCATTAG
- the LOC125857096 gene encoding ubiquitin-like-specific protease 1D isoform X6: MEETGAPYNFEPQASPSVSSSQSTYAVWFLNKLEAEAESKPANAFQEELYALNPCDRKHILNNQFSQRKRHKRELLSQEAPYKSPVDKGEQVLNVDLKGWDSSTCSKENIASCFLDKFKASQAQSSYTRRHANGQAVVLVDEEDPDAIKETEPVDQVIERKATTIYYPSRVDPESVEICCLDMESLAPEAYLSSTIMNFYIRYLQKTKPHADVDEYHFFNTYFYQKLKEAVLSKQNEKEASFVRLRRWWKGVNIFEKAYIFLPIHEDLHWSLVIICIPDKEDQLGPILLHLDSLGLHCSKSLFATIRKFLVEEWKFLRQGEVPALPISDKIWENLPRRIDENIIQVPQQRNEYDCGLFVLFFMERFIDEVHRRLKKKDFTLFGRRWFKPEEASCLRMKIHRILEEEFKNASEND; encoded by the exons GTGCACCTTATAACTTCGAGCCACAGGCTTCACCATCTGTGTCCTCTTCACAGTCCACCTATGCTGTTTGGTTTTTGAACAAGTTGGAAGCAGAA GCAGAGTCTAAGCCAGCCAATGCTTTCCAAGAAGAACTATATGCTCTGAATCCCTGTGACCGCAAACATATATTAAACAACCAGTTTTCGCAAAGAAAAAGACACAAGCGAGAGTTGTTGTCACAGGAAGCACCTTATAAGTCTCCTGTAGACAAAGGTGAACAAGTTCTGAATGTTGATCTAAAAGGATGGGATTCTTCTACTTGTTCTAAAGAAAATATCGCCAGCTGTTTCTTGGACAA gTTTAAAGCCTCTCAAGCACAATCTTCATATACTCGAAGGCATGCAAAT GGGCAGGCTGTTGTTCTAGTGGATGAGGAGGATCCTGATGCAATTAAAGAGACAGAGCCAGTGGACCAAGTAATTGAACG AAAGGCAACCACGATATACTATCCTTCACG GGTTGATCCCGAATCCGttgaaatttgttgtttggACATGGAATCTCTAGCACCTGAAGCATATTTGTCATCGACTATAATGAATTTCTACATCCG GTACCTCCAGAAGACAAAGCCTCATGCAGATGTCGATGAGTATCACTTTTTCAATACATATTTTTACCAGAAGCTCAAAGAGGCTGTACTGAGCAAG CAGAATGAAAAGGAAGCTTCATTTGTCAGACTAAGAAGGTGGTGGAAAGGGGTGAATATATTTGAGAAAGCCTATATATTTCTTCCCATACATGAAGA TCTTCATTGGAGCCTGGTTATAATTTGCATACCAGATAAAGAAGATCAACTGGGGCCAATTTTACTTCACTTGGATTCATTAGGGCTTCACTGCAGCAAGTCCCTTTTTGCTACCATAAGAAA ATTTTTGGTAGAAGAATGGAAATTCTTAAGACAAGGAGAAGTGCCAGCTCTTCCTATTTCAGACAAAATATGGGAAAATCTTCCACGAAGAATTGATGAAAACATCATTCAG GTCCCACAACAAAGAAATGAGTATGACTGCGGTCTGTTTGTTCTTTTCTTCATGGAGCGTTTCATTGACGAAGTTCATAGAAGGCTTAAAAAGAAGGATTTCACCTTG TTTGGAAGAAGGTGGTTCAAACCTGAAGAAGCCTcttgtttgaggatgaaaatccACAGAATACTCGAGGAAGAATTCAAGAATGCGAGTGAGAATGATTGA